Proteins from one Embleya scabrispora genomic window:
- a CDS encoding nucleotidyl transferase AbiEii/AbiGii toxin family protein: MPVPPSHLDPDSATRWRRARARAVDHLLAAVAGCRRVDELVVRGSVLLKAWYGAAAREPGDLDFVVTTKGWGPEDGRTDRMFAEIARRAEESSGTDVSGVRVVATRALDETLRAYDRAPGRRFGLPWRAEGLPGGTVYLDFVFDERLPSAPELVEIPHSDGTGTHLLIGATPEQSLAWKLLWLVEDDHPRPQDLHDAVLLAEHVALPVSLLRTTFMAFDPSHGGHPFTVDSLALDRVKPFASNHDHPGSTDGELPARLIRALAPTFAAGAGAGASGYVRAARRLSPWIEKCRALRGDSRALLAVITADSWHLDSALVVYREVIGPGTCDLAEAARVVTGHWDARPAQVGHEGWHPHVVAEAFGRLG, from the coding sequence ATGCCCGTGCCGCCGTCCCACCTCGACCCCGACTCGGCGACACGATGGCGGCGCGCCCGCGCCCGGGCCGTGGACCATCTTTTGGCGGCCGTGGCCGGGTGCCGCCGGGTCGACGAACTCGTGGTGCGCGGTAGCGTGTTGCTCAAGGCGTGGTACGGCGCGGCGGCCCGCGAGCCGGGTGACCTCGACTTCGTGGTGACGACGAAGGGATGGGGGCCGGAGGACGGCCGTACCGACCGGATGTTCGCCGAGATCGCGCGCCGCGCCGAGGAGTCGTCCGGGACGGATGTGTCCGGCGTACGGGTCGTCGCGACCCGGGCCCTGGACGAAACGCTCCGGGCCTACGACCGCGCGCCCGGCCGCCGATTCGGACTGCCGTGGCGGGCCGAGGGGTTGCCCGGCGGGACGGTGTATCTGGACTTCGTCTTCGACGAACGGTTGCCGAGCGCACCGGAGTTGGTCGAGATCCCACACTCGGACGGCACCGGTACGCACCTGCTGATCGGCGCCACCCCCGAACAGTCGTTGGCCTGGAAGTTGTTGTGGCTGGTCGAGGACGACCACCCGCGCCCGCAGGATCTCCACGACGCGGTATTGCTCGCGGAGCACGTGGCGTTGCCCGTCTCGCTGCTGCGCACCACGTTCATGGCGTTCGACCCCAGCCACGGCGGCCACCCGTTCACCGTGGATTCACTGGCCCTGGACCGGGTGAAACCCTTCGCATCGAACCACGATCACCCCGGGTCGACTGACGGCGAGCTGCCGGCACGACTGATCCGGGCGCTTGCACCGACCTTTGCCGCAGGGGCCGGGGCCGGTGCGAGCGGATATGTGCGGGCCGCGCGGCGGTTGAGCCCTTGGATCGAGAAGTGCCGTGCGCTGCGCGGGGATTCGCGGGCGCTGTTGGCTGTGATCACGGCCGACTCGTGGCATCTGGACTCGGCTCTGGTGGTGTATCGCGAGGTGATCGGGCCGGGGACGTGCGACCTGGCCGAGGCCGCGCGGGTGGTGACCGGCCACTGGGACGCGCGGCCGGCGCAGGTCGGACACGAGGGGTGGCATCCGCATGTGGTGGCGGAAGCCTTCGGGCGGTTGGGCTAA